In a genomic window of Atribacterota bacterium:
- a CDS encoding DUF4032 domain-containing protein: MPLLRREEKGAIRAFGEVSKKLNLFNRVYRGIQVVPVNKIVGSVGRAKDLLPGFRLRNPDVRYYRVRKAMERGEVLPPVILYKVGDEYYVLDGNHRVAVAKELGIEFLDAEVVEFFPSERKESKTLRAKRIEFENLTDLRGIDAGEPRHYDAFLNYIRDYAGMLKQSLGREVSLKEAALNWFLCVYTPSVQRIVEEGLEEKFPDKSLADIFAYVMDYKWYKSQKEGHDIGFDRAIDGFVKELTGKKRSEEEEEKKGLMQRVGGLLEEVLPWLRRE; encoded by the coding sequence ATGCCACTTTTGCGAAGAGAAGAAAAAGGCGCCATTCGAGCTTTTGGTGAAGTCTCCAAGAAACTGAACCTTTTTAACCGAGTCTATCGGGGTATTCAGGTGGTTCCGGTGAATAAAATCGTGGGGAGCGTGGGGAGAGCCAAGGACCTTTTGCCGGGGTTCCGTCTGCGCAATCCTGATGTCCGTTATTATCGGGTGAGAAAAGCCATGGAACGAGGCGAAGTTCTACCACCCGTTATTCTCTACAAGGTGGGGGATGAGTACTACGTCCTGGATGGGAACCATCGAGTTGCGGTGGCGAAAGAACTGGGTATCGAATTTCTGGATGCCGAAGTGGTGGAATTCTTCCCTTCTGAACGGAAGGAAAGTAAGACTTTGCGAGCTAAAAGGATAGAATTTGAAAATCTGACTGATCTCAGAGGAATCGACGCCGGAGAGCCCCGGCACTATGACGCCTTTTTAAACTATATTCGAGATTATGCGGGAATGCTCAAACAATCTCTGGGTCGAGAGGTCTCTCTCAAAGAGGCAGCACTCAACTGGTTTTTGTGTGTGTATACGCCTTCGGTGCAGCGTATTGTAGAGGAAGGACTGGAAGAAAAATTCCCCGATAAGAGCTTGGCGGATATTTTTGCCTATGTTATGGATTATAAATGGTATAAGAGCCAGAAAGAGGGCCACGACATTGGTTTTGATCGGGCTATTGATGGTTTTGTGAAAGAACTCACGGGGAAAAAACGTTCTGAAGAGGAAGAGGAGAAAAAGGGTCTTATGCAGCGAGTTGGAGGGCTTTTGGAGGAGGTGTTGCCGTGGCTGCGCAGGGAATAG
- a CDS encoding HD domain-containing phosphohydrolase, producing MELLETLANQTAIVIDNAVLVQKLVHSCRGTLLHDIGKMGIPDSILLKPGPLSPEDWEIMKKHPLYAYQMFSRTEYLPAISDIPYAHHERRDGTGHPRGLKVKKFLWQPEFLPWWTFLMPSPVTGLTGRLGRKTKPLPIPSRKAGNTLIPKW from the coding sequence ATGGAGCTCCTCGAAACTCTGGCCAACCAGACGGCCATTGTCATCGATAACGCTGTTTTAGTCCAAAAGCTCGTCCATAGCTGCCGAGGAACCCTCCTGCACGATATCGGCAAAATGGGTATTCCAGACAGTATCCTTCTCAAACCTGGTCCACTCAGTCCTGAAGATTGGGAAATCATGAAAAAGCATCCCCTCTACGCGTACCAGATGTTTTCCCGTACTGAATACTTGCCGGCAATCTCCGACATTCCTTATGCCCACCACGAACGGCGAGACGGAACGGGACATCCTCGAGGACTAAAAGTAAAAAAATTCCTCTGGCAGCCCGAGTTTTTGCCGTGGTGGACGTTTTTGATGCCCTCACCAGTGACCGGCCTTACCGGAAGGCTTGGACGAAAGACGAAGCCATTGCCCATACCCAGCAGGAAAGCGGGAAACACTTTGATCCCGAAGTGGTGA
- a CDS encoding cytochrome c biogenesis protein CcdA, with translation MELNVLVSFVAGILSFLSPCVLAIAPAYVSYVSGVESLEKDKGKVITHTILFVLGFAGIFVLLGMGASWMGGAFASYRMWFNRVAGLIIVVFGLQVLGILKIRTLYVDRHIRFREDVAHLRSLLLGLSFGLGWTPCVGPILGSILLYVSSFGEVWRGGVLLGFYALGLALPFLLVGLGWGYLWRVLQGLQKRGRIVELVSGGLLIGLGLIMMLGKMEMLVSGLGMDEFFAPESFLLK, from the coding sequence ATGGAATTAAATGTTCTGGTAAGTTTCGTGGCTGGAATTCTCTCCTTTCTTTCTCCGTGTGTTTTGGCTATCGCTCCAGCCTATGTGAGTTACGTGAGTGGCGTGGAAAGCCTGGAGAAAGATAAAGGGAAAGTGATTACCCATACCATACTTTTTGTTTTGGGTTTTGCCGGGATTTTTGTTCTTCTGGGGATGGGTGCCTCATGGATGGGGGGTGCTTTTGCCTCGTATCGAATGTGGTTTAATCGGGTTGCTGGTCTTATTATCGTCGTTTTTGGTTTGCAGGTTCTGGGTATCTTAAAAATCCGGACCCTGTACGTAGATAGACATATCCGCTTTCGTGAAGACGTCGCCCATTTACGGAGCTTGCTTTTGGGTCTCTCCTTTGGGCTTGGATGGACACCCTGTGTGGGTCCGATTCTGGGGTCCATACTTCTTTATGTGTCGAGTTTTGGAGAGGTATGGCGCGGGGGCGTGCTTTTGGGTTTCTATGCGCTGGGTCTGGCTCTTCCTTTTCTTCTGGTTGGCCTGGGATGGGGGTATCTTTGGAGGGTTCTGCAAGGTTTACAAAAGAGGGGAAGAATCGTCGAGCTGGTGAGTGGGGGTTTACTGATTGGTCTTGGTCTTATCATGATGCTGGGAAAGATGGAAATGTTGGTGAGCGGTTTAGGGATGGATGAATTTTTTGCTCCCGAGAGTTTCCTTTTGAAGTAA